One Malania oleifera isolate guangnan ecotype guangnan chromosome 10, ASM2987363v1, whole genome shotgun sequence genomic region harbors:
- the LOC131166673 gene encoding auxin-responsive protein IAA13-like, which yields MACRMNNLANQVKTLTSKEDETCEDDKLKQTSKKKVYNGSNKNNTIAMEKGHLGFVKVNMDGLSIGRKVDLNASSIYETLVQAREDMFEWKSRKATKLLNGSSEFVLTYEDKEGDLMLVRDVPWEYAPFISF from the exons ATGGCTTGTAGGATGAACAACTTGGCTAACCAGGTAAAGACTCTGACCTCTAAAGAAGACGAGACATGCGAGGATGATAAATTGAAGCAAACTTCAAAGAAAAAAGTGTACAATGGTAGCAATAAGAACAATACTATTGCTATGGAAAAAGGACATCTTGGGTTTGTTAAGGTTAACATGGATGGATTGTCAATAGGGAGGAAAGTGGATCTAAATGCTTCTTCTATATATGAGACTTTAGTGCAAGCACGGGAGGACAT GTTCGAGTGGAAATCAAGAAAGGCCACCAAGCTTTTAAATGGATCATCTGAATTTGTGCTCACTTATGAAGATAAGGAGGGGGACTTGATGCTCGTACGAGATGTTCCTTGGGAGTATGcacctttcatttcattctaa